In Pirellulales bacterium, the following proteins share a genomic window:
- a CDS encoding DUF4214 domain-containing protein — MPLDASGVSPTSMFVATAFQQVLVREVDQASLTFFSTSLQGGAMTRLAFTETLTHSVEYYSSVITDDYTQFLGRAPDATGLAFWNGLMQQGMTDEQLEAQFIGTPEFFDHAGGTNRDWVDRMYFDLLGRSPDSPGEVAWVNFLDAGMPRSLAAFGFASSAEREAIIIRNDYQLFLGRQASDGEVAGWVNRFRDGMYNEDIIAGFVASDESFNNDEHQSGLNGVGPGDLGSANPGSVNIGSININIGSININSGNINSGNVNSGNINSGNVGSAGPGAVDDGHPRPHGDD; from the coding sequence TTGCCGCTCGACGCCAGCGGCGTTTCTCCAACGAGCATGTTCGTCGCCACCGCGTTCCAACAGGTCCTTGTGCGCGAAGTAGACCAGGCTTCGCTGACCTTCTTTTCCACCTCCTTGCAGGGCGGAGCGATGACCAGGCTTGCGTTCACCGAAACGCTGACCCATAGCGTCGAGTACTACAGCAGCGTCATCACCGACGACTATACGCAATTCCTTGGCCGTGCTCCCGACGCCACGGGCCTGGCTTTCTGGAACGGCCTCATGCAACAGGGGATGACCGACGAGCAGTTGGAGGCCCAATTCATCGGCACACCGGAGTTCTTCGATCATGCCGGCGGCACCAACCGGGACTGGGTCGACCGCATGTACTTTGACCTGCTGGGGCGGTCGCCCGATTCGCCGGGCGAAGTCGCCTGGGTCAATTTCCTCGATGCCGGCATGCCGCGCTCGCTGGCGGCATTCGGCTTCGCCAGCAGCGCGGAGCGCGAGGCAATCATCATTCGCAACGACTATCAGCTTTTCCTCGGGCGGCAAGCGTCTGACGGGGAAGTAGCCGGGTGGGTGAACCGGTTTCGTGACGGCATGTACAACGAAGACATCATCGCGGGATTCGTCGCTTCCGACGAGTCGTTTAACAATGACGAACATCAGTCCGGTCTGAATGGTGTGGGTCCAGGAGATCTCGGTTCCGCGAATCCAGGCTCTGTCAACATCGGTTCGATAAATATAAATATTGGTTCTATCAATATCAATTCGGGCAATATCAATTCGGGCAACGTCAATTCGGGGAATATCAATTCGGGGAATGTCGGTTCGGCCGGCCCCGGTGCGGTGGATGACGGCCATCCCCGTCCGCATGGCGATGACTGA
- a CDS encoding fumarylacetoacetate hydrolase family protein, with amino-acid sequence MPARTLLPPIDRQEVWAAGVTYIRSRTARMEESTSAAACYDKVYDAPRPELFFKAMPYRVVGPDKPVRIRLDAAWNVPEPELALVLNSRMMLAGFTIGNDVSSRVIEGENPLYLPQAKVYDQSCSLGPCITLAQAMPEPADIGIHLAVLRRHAIVFEGRTNAGQMRRTFRDLIDYLGRDNTFRYGAILLTGTGIVPDDDFRLKAGDIVNITIDGIGTLVNSVVQG; translated from the coding sequence ATGCCGGCCAGAACGCTTTTGCCGCCCATCGACCGGCAGGAGGTCTGGGCGGCGGGAGTCACGTACATTCGCAGCCGGACGGCGCGGATGGAAGAATCGACCAGCGCCGCGGCCTGTTACGACAAGGTTTACGACGCGCCGCGGCCGGAGTTGTTTTTCAAGGCCATGCCGTACCGTGTGGTCGGGCCGGATAAACCGGTGCGCATCCGGCTCGACGCGGCCTGGAACGTGCCGGAGCCGGAACTGGCCCTGGTGCTCAATTCGCGGATGATGTTGGCCGGCTTCACCATCGGCAACGACGTGAGCTCGCGCGTCATCGAAGGCGAAAACCCGCTCTATCTGCCGCAAGCCAAGGTCTACGATCAATCGTGTTCGCTAGGGCCTTGCATCACCTTGGCCCAGGCCATGCCGGAGCCGGCCGACATCGGAATTCACTTGGCCGTGCTTCGCCGGCACGCGATTGTGTTCGAGGGGCGGACCAACGCGGGGCAGATGCGCCGCACATTTCGCGACCTGATCGACTATCTCGGTCGCGACAACACGTTTCGCTATGGTGCGATCTTGCTGACGGGGACGGGCATCGTGCCCGACGACGATTTCCGCCTCAAGGCGGGCGACATCGTCAACATCACCATCGACGGCATTGGCACGCTGGTGAATTCGGTGGTGCAGGGGTGA